The proteins below are encoded in one region of Micromonospora sp. DSM 45708:
- a CDS encoding anhydro-N-acetylmuramic acid kinase, whose translation MKIVGLMSGTSYDGVDVVAGEFTLDGDTLRLRPLGHRELAYPDDLRARIEALLPPAATTVEAVCRLDNRLGEVFAEAAAVGVELAGGAVDAVVSHGQTVFHWVEAGRVRGTLQLGAPARVAARVGVPVLHDLRSADVAAGGQGAPLVPAFDALLLDPAVGAAPRAALNLGGIANLTVVAPGAPVLGYDVGPANALLDAAARRFLGRPCDVDGARAAAGRVHGALLARLLAEPYYAAPPPKSTGKELFHGGYLDAALAALGEPVAADDVLATLTELTARTVADACDRHRVTEVVAAGGGVRNPTLRARLAALGVGRWRLRTTDELGVPAQAKEAYAFALLGWLSWHGLPGAVPSVTGASRAAVLGSWTPAGPAFGAPTPAPPRRLTVSS comes from the coding sequence ATGAAGATCGTCGGGCTGATGTCGGGCACGTCCTACGACGGCGTGGACGTGGTGGCGGGCGAGTTCACGCTCGACGGGGACACGCTGCGGCTACGGCCGCTCGGGCACCGCGAGCTGGCGTACCCGGACGACCTGCGGGCGCGGATCGAGGCGCTGCTGCCGCCGGCCGCCACCACGGTCGAGGCGGTCTGCCGGCTCGACAACCGGCTCGGCGAGGTGTTCGCCGAAGCCGCCGCCGTCGGCGTGGAGCTGGCCGGGGGCGCCGTCGACGCGGTGGTGTCCCACGGGCAGACCGTCTTCCACTGGGTCGAGGCCGGCCGGGTGCGCGGCACGCTCCAGCTCGGCGCGCCGGCCCGGGTGGCCGCGCGGGTCGGCGTACCGGTGCTGCACGACCTGCGCTCGGCGGACGTGGCGGCCGGCGGGCAGGGTGCGCCGCTGGTCCCGGCGTTCGACGCGCTGCTGCTCGACCCGGCCGTCGGTGCGGCCCCGCGGGCCGCGCTCAACCTCGGCGGGATCGCGAACCTCACCGTGGTCGCGCCCGGTGCGCCGGTCCTCGGGTACGACGTGGGCCCCGCCAACGCGCTGCTGGACGCCGCCGCCCGGCGCTTCCTGGGCCGTCCCTGCGACGTCGACGGGGCGCGGGCCGCGGCCGGCCGGGTGCACGGGGCGCTGCTGGCCCGGCTGCTCGCCGAGCCGTACTACGCCGCGCCGCCGCCCAAGTCGACGGGCAAGGAGCTGTTCCACGGCGGCTACCTGGACGCCGCGCTGGCCGCGCTCGGCGAGCCGGTGGCCGCCGACGACGTGCTGGCCACGCTCACCGAGCTGACCGCCCGCACGGTCGCGGACGCCTGCGACCGGCACCGGGTCACCGAGGTGGTGGCCGCCGGCGGGGGAGTGCGTAATCCCACACTCCGGGCGCGGCTGGCCGCGCTCGGCGTCGGCCGCTGGCGGCTGCGGACCACCGACGAGCTGGGCGTCCCGGCGCAGGCCAAGGAGGCGTACGCGTTCGCGCTGCTGGGCTGGTTGAGCTGGCACGGGCTGCCCGGCGCGGTGC
- a CDS encoding class I SAM-dependent RNA methyltransferase yields the protein MDAPERPGLAEAERVELTVDAVAPGGHCVARAGGQVVFVRHALPGERVVAEVTELHRGFARADAVEILDASPDRVTPPCPYARPGACGGCDLQHVAPAAQLDWKVAVVREQLTRLGRLTDAQTDALGVRVEALPGGPLGWRSRVRYAVDAAGRAGLLKHRSHEVVPIDRCRIAHPAIRELPVLPSTGARWPDADAVETVASTGGDVAVLAYADGVATAVSGPERVRETAAGRSFTLSASGFWQVHPAAADALVGAVLDLLDPRPGETAWDLYGGAGLFAAALAGRVDGARVTVVESAPDGVAAARTNLADLTAVEVVAARVETALARRRITGPVDLVVLDPPRSGAGAAVVAGVVAADPRAVAYVACDPAAFARDVRTFAEAGWRLAALRGFDLFPMTQHVELVGLFQRG from the coding sequence GTGGACGCGCCGGAACGCCCCGGGCTGGCGGAGGCCGAGCGGGTCGAGCTGACCGTGGACGCGGTCGCCCCGGGCGGGCACTGCGTGGCCCGGGCCGGCGGCCAGGTGGTCTTCGTCCGGCACGCGCTGCCCGGCGAACGGGTGGTCGCCGAGGTGACCGAGCTGCACCGGGGCTTCGCCCGCGCCGACGCGGTGGAGATCCTCGACGCCTCGCCGGACCGGGTCACCCCGCCCTGCCCGTACGCCCGGCCGGGCGCGTGCGGCGGCTGCGACCTCCAGCACGTCGCCCCGGCCGCCCAGCTCGACTGGAAGGTCGCCGTGGTGCGCGAGCAGCTCACCCGGCTGGGCCGGCTCACCGACGCGCAGACCGACGCGCTCGGCGTCCGGGTCGAGGCGCTGCCCGGCGGGCCGCTGGGCTGGCGCTCCCGGGTCCGCTACGCGGTCGACGCCGCCGGCCGGGCCGGGCTGCTCAAGCACCGCTCGCACGAGGTGGTGCCGATCGACCGCTGCCGGATCGCCCACCCGGCGATCCGGGAGCTGCCGGTGCTCCCGTCCACCGGGGCGCGCTGGCCGGACGCGGACGCGGTGGAGACGGTCGCCAGCACCGGCGGGGACGTCGCCGTGCTCGCGTACGCCGACGGGGTCGCCACCGCCGTGAGCGGGCCGGAGCGGGTCCGGGAGACGGCGGCCGGGCGGTCCTTCACGCTGTCCGCGTCCGGTTTCTGGCAGGTGCACCCGGCCGCGGCGGACGCCCTGGTCGGCGCCGTGCTCGACCTGCTCGACCCGCGACCCGGCGAGACCGCCTGGGACCTGTACGGCGGGGCCGGGCTGTTCGCCGCCGCGCTCGCCGGCCGGGTCGACGGCGCCCGGGTGACGGTTGTCGAGTCCGCGCCGGACGGGGTGGCCGCGGCCCGGACGAACCTGGCCGACCTGACCGCCGTGGAGGTGGTCGCGGCCCGGGTGGAGACCGCGCTGGCCCGCCGCCGGATCACCGGCCCGGTCGACCTGGTGGTGCTCGACCCGCCGCGCTCCGGCGCGGGTGCGGCGGTGGTGGCCGGCGTGGTGGCCGCCGACCCGCGGGCGGTGGCGTACGTGGCCTGTGACCCGGCCGCCTTCGCCCGGGACGTGCGCACGTTCGCCGAGGCGGGCTGGCGGCTGGCCGCGCTGCGCGGCTTCGACCTGTTCCCGATGACCCAGCACGTCGAGCTGGTCGGCTTGTTCCAACGTGGTTAG
- a CDS encoding APC family permease: MASPTSLLKRLLLGRPFRSDRLQHTLLPKRIALPVFASDALSSVAYAPDEILLTLSIAGASAFIFSPWIALAVVVVMLTVVASYRQNVHAYPSGGGDYEVATVNLGPRAGLAVASALLVDYVLTVAVSVSSGVANLGSVVPFVATHKVLIAVSAVVLLTAINLRGLRESGTAFAIPTYGFVIVIVGMLLTGFVRIFVLGDDLRAPSAGLEIRAEHSVTGFALIFLLLRTFSSGCAALTGVEAISNGVPAFKSPKSKNAATTLLLLGGIAVAMLVGIIALARRTGLQYVESPSQIVSGPDGYVQKTVTTQLGETVFGGGSVLLYVVAGMTALILFLAANTAFNGFPVLGSILAQDRYLPRQLHTRGDRLAFSNGIVFLAVSAVVLIVGFQAEVTRLIQLYIVGVFVSFTLSQLGMIRHWNRHLRNERDPEARRRMVRSRAINAFGMAMTGVVLVIVLVTKFLLGAWIAIVAMAVMYVVMLGIRRHYDRIAAELEPTEQRAVLPARNHAIVLVSKLHQPTLRAVAYARATRPDTLTAVTVNVDEKDTRALQADWERRELPVPLTVIDSPYREITRPILNFVASVRRESPRDVVTVFIPEYVVGRWWENLLHNQSALRLKGRLLFEPGVMVTSVPWQLASTASKNLDRLDATLSRGPARGPRVAPQSTLPPPVPPVGTTPSGEQEGRP; this comes from the coding sequence GTGGCCAGCCCCACCTCGCTGCTGAAGCGACTCCTCCTCGGTCGACCGTTCCGGTCCGACCGCCTCCAGCACACCCTGCTACCGAAGCGCATCGCCCTGCCGGTCTTCGCCTCCGACGCGCTCTCCAGCGTGGCGTACGCGCCGGACGAGATCCTGCTGACGCTCTCCATCGCCGGCGCGTCCGCGTTCATCTTCTCGCCGTGGATCGCGCTCGCCGTCGTCGTGGTGATGCTCACCGTGGTGGCCAGCTACCGGCAGAACGTGCACGCCTACCCGTCCGGCGGCGGCGACTACGAGGTGGCCACCGTCAACCTGGGCCCGCGGGCCGGGCTCGCGGTGGCCAGCGCGCTGCTTGTCGACTACGTGCTGACGGTCGCGGTGTCGGTCTCCTCCGGAGTGGCGAACCTCGGCTCGGTGGTGCCGTTCGTGGCCACCCACAAGGTGCTCATCGCGGTCAGCGCGGTGGTCCTGCTCACCGCGATCAACCTGCGCGGGTTGCGCGAGTCGGGCACCGCGTTCGCCATCCCCACCTACGGCTTCGTCATCGTCATCGTCGGCATGTTGCTGACCGGGTTCGTGCGGATCTTCGTGCTCGGCGACGACCTGCGCGCGCCCAGCGCCGGCCTGGAGATCCGCGCCGAACACAGCGTCACCGGGTTCGCGCTGATCTTCCTGCTGCTGCGCACGTTCTCCTCCGGCTGCGCGGCGCTCACCGGCGTGGAGGCGATCTCCAACGGCGTCCCGGCGTTCAAGTCGCCCAAGTCGAAGAACGCGGCGACCACGCTGCTGCTGCTCGGCGGCATCGCGGTCGCCATGCTGGTCGGCATCATCGCGCTGGCCCGCCGGACCGGCCTCCAGTACGTCGAGAGCCCCAGCCAGATCGTCTCCGGCCCCGACGGGTACGTGCAGAAGACGGTCACCACCCAGCTCGGCGAAACCGTGTTCGGCGGCGGGTCGGTGCTGCTCTACGTCGTCGCCGGGATGACCGCGCTGATCCTGTTCCTGGCCGCGAACACCGCGTTCAACGGCTTCCCGGTGCTCGGCTCGATCCTGGCGCAGGACCGCTACCTGCCGCGTCAACTGCACACCCGGGGCGACCGGCTGGCGTTCTCCAACGGCATCGTCTTCCTGGCCGTCTCCGCGGTGGTGCTGATCGTCGGCTTCCAGGCCGAGGTGACCCGGCTCATCCAGCTCTACATCGTCGGCGTGTTCGTCTCGTTCACGCTGTCCCAGCTCGGCATGATCCGGCACTGGAACCGGCACCTGCGCAACGAGCGCGACCCGGAGGCCCGGCGGCGGATGGTCCGCTCCCGGGCCATCAACGCGTTCGGCATGGCCATGACCGGCGTGGTGCTGGTCATCGTGCTGGTCACCAAGTTCCTGCTCGGCGCGTGGATCGCGATCGTCGCGATGGCCGTGATGTACGTGGTCATGCTCGGCATCCGCCGCCACTACGACCGGATCGCCGCGGAGCTGGAGCCGACCGAGCAGCGGGCCGTGCTGCCGGCCCGCAACCACGCCATCGTGCTGGTCAGCAAGCTGCACCAGCCCACGTTGCGGGCCGTCGCGTACGCCCGGGCCACCCGGCCGGACACGCTCACCGCGGTGACCGTCAACGTGGACGAGAAGGACACCCGAGCCCTCCAGGCCGACTGGGAACGGCGGGAGCTGCCGGTGCCGCTGACCGTGATCGACTCCCCGTACCGGGAGATCACCCGGCCGATCCTCAACTTCGTCGCCTCGGTCCGCCGCGAGTCGCCCCGCGACGTGGTCACCGTCTTCATCCCGGAGTACGTGGTGGGGCGCTGGTGGGAGAACCTGCTGCACAACCAGAGCGCGCTGCGGCTCAAGGGCCGGCTGCTGTTCGAGCCGGGCGTGATGGTGACCAGCGTGCCCTGGCAGCTCGCGTCCACCGCCAGCAAGAACCTGGACCGCCTGGACGCCACGCTCAGTCGCGGCCCGGCGCGTGGCCCCCGGGTCGCGCCGCAGAGCACCCTGCCGCCGCCCGTGCCGCCGGTCGGCACCACGCCCTCCGGTGAGCAGGAGGGCCGGCCGTGA
- a CDS encoding potassium channel family protein, with the protein MHVVIMGCGRVGSTLAHSLESRGHSVAVIDQDADAFRRLGPDFAGITVTGAGFDGEVLREAGIERADAFAAVSSGDNSNIISARLARETFGVSRVAARIYDQRRAQVYERLGIPTVATVRWTADRMLRHLVPEGNVEIFRDLTSTVSIVEVPVHKDWIGRPLRQLEESAGARVAYLTRFGIGTLPTASSVVQEGDQVFMLVTDDIVASVASVAAAPPEGGH; encoded by the coding sequence GTGCATGTCGTGATCATGGGTTGCGGCCGGGTCGGGTCGACCCTGGCGCACAGCCTGGAGTCCCGGGGGCACTCGGTGGCGGTGATCGACCAGGACGCGGACGCGTTCCGCCGGCTCGGCCCCGACTTCGCCGGCATCACGGTCACCGGCGCCGGCTTCGACGGCGAGGTGCTGCGCGAGGCCGGCATCGAGCGGGCCGACGCGTTCGCCGCGGTCTCCAGCGGCGACAACTCCAACATCATCTCGGCCCGGCTGGCCCGGGAGACGTTCGGCGTGTCCCGGGTGGCGGCCCGGATCTACGACCAGCGTCGCGCCCAGGTCTACGAGCGCCTCGGCATCCCGACCGTGGCGACCGTCCGGTGGACCGCCGACCGGATGCTGCGCCACCTGGTGCCCGAGGGGAACGTGGAGATCTTCCGCGACCTGACCAGCACCGTGTCGATCGTCGAGGTGCCGGTGCACAAGGACTGGATCGGCCGGCCGCTGCGCCAGCTCGAGGAGTCCGCCGGCGCCCGGGTGGCCTACCTGACCCGCTTCGGGATCGGCACGCTGCCCACCGCCTCCTCCGTGGTGCAGGAGGGCGACCAGGTCTTCATGCTGGTGACCGACGACATCGTCGCCTCGGTCGCCTCGGTGGCGGCGGCGCCGCCGGAAGGGGGGCACTGA
- a CDS encoding potassium channel family protein, which translates to MRIAIAGAGNVGRSIAQELIDNGHQVMLIERQPKMLRPDRVPTADWVLADACELASLEEADVAGCDVVVAATGDDKVNLVVSLLAKTEFAVPRVVARVNRAENEWLFTEQWGVDVAVSKPRVMAALVEEAVTVGDLVRLMTFRQGEANLVEITLPPTAPYVGQPIHAVPIPRDAALVAILRGKRVLVPTPDDPIEAGDELVFVCTAEVEDEVRAVILGPESTERYRERS; encoded by the coding sequence ATGCGGATCGCCATCGCCGGCGCCGGCAACGTGGGCCGCTCGATCGCCCAGGAGCTGATCGACAACGGCCATCAGGTGATGCTGATCGAGCGGCAGCCCAAGATGCTGCGGCCCGACCGGGTGCCGACCGCCGACTGGGTGCTGGCCGACGCGTGCGAGCTGGCCAGCCTGGAGGAGGCCGACGTGGCCGGCTGCGACGTGGTGGTCGCGGCCACCGGCGACGACAAGGTCAACCTGGTGGTCTCGCTGCTGGCCAAGACCGAGTTCGCGGTGCCCCGGGTGGTGGCCCGGGTCAACCGGGCGGAGAACGAGTGGCTGTTCACCGAGCAGTGGGGCGTGGACGTCGCGGTCAGCAAGCCACGGGTGATGGCCGCGCTGGTCGAGGAGGCGGTGACCGTCGGCGACCTGGTCCGGCTGATGACGTTCCGGCAGGGCGAGGCGAACCTGGTGGAGATCACCCTGCCGCCGACCGCGCCCTACGTGGGGCAGCCGATCCACGCGGTGCCGATTCCCCGGGACGCGGCGCTGGTGGCGATCCTGCGCGGCAAGCGGGTGCTGGTGCCCACCCCGGACGACCCGATCGAGGCCGGCGACGAGCTGGTGTTCGTGTGCACCGCCGAGGTGGAGGACGAGGTGCGCGCGGTGATCCTCGGCCCGGAGAGCACCGAGCGGTACCGCGAGCGCTCCTGA
- a CDS encoding DUF3159 domain-containing protein, which produces MTTGQQRTPSGLDPQDEERLPSIAEQMADQLGGWRGLVESSIPVVVFVIANVVGELRPAVIASVAVALLIAVLRLVQRRPVRHAVNGLFGVGIGAAIAWRTGNERDFYLPGILYGIGYGLALLLSAAIRQPLVGWIWSVLVAKGRSEWRDDPKLVRTFTQLTVLWGVVWLAKVGVQAGLYLAHQDTALGVARLALGYPPYALLLLITVWVVRRVTREGAATPLPGA; this is translated from the coding sequence GTGACGACCGGACAGCAGCGCACCCCGTCGGGCCTCGACCCGCAGGACGAGGAGCGGCTGCCCAGCATCGCCGAGCAGATGGCCGACCAGCTCGGCGGCTGGCGCGGCCTGGTCGAGTCGAGCATCCCGGTGGTGGTCTTCGTGATCGCCAACGTGGTGGGCGAGCTGCGCCCCGCCGTGATCGCCTCGGTCGCGGTGGCGCTGCTGATCGCCGTGCTCCGGCTGGTCCAGCGCCGGCCGGTGCGGCACGCGGTCAACGGGCTGTTCGGCGTCGGCATCGGCGCGGCCATCGCCTGGCGGACCGGCAACGAGCGCGACTTCTACCTGCCCGGCATCCTCTACGGCATCGGCTACGGCCTGGCGCTGCTGCTCTCCGCCGCGATCCGGCAGCCGCTGGTCGGCTGGATCTGGTCGGTGCTGGTCGCCAAGGGCCGCTCCGAGTGGCGCGACGACCCCAAGCTGGTGCGCACGTTCACCCAGCTCACCGTGCTCTGGGGCGTGGTGTGGCTGGCCAAGGTCGGCGTGCAGGCCGGGCTCTACCTGGCCCACCAGGACACCGCGCTCGGCGTGGCCCGGCTCGCCCTGGGCTACCCGCCGTACGCGCTGCTGCTGCTGATCACGGTCTGGGTGGTGCGCCGGGTCACCCGGGAGGGCGCCGCGACCCCGCTGCCGGGGGCCTGA
- a CDS encoding OB-fold nucleic acid binding domain-containing protein — protein sequence MTTDQGRVSLRRLLQRFTASEAEIEAQELRRESAESGGTPTHQCNRGQVVAVAGRLRTVVYTPRTNLPTLEADLYDGNDVVTLVWLGRRHIAGIEPGRHLTARGRVAVRDDRKVIYNPYYELEPPK from the coding sequence ATGACGACCGACCAGGGCCGGGTGTCGCTGCGGCGGCTGCTGCAACGGTTCACCGCGAGCGAGGCCGAGATCGAGGCGCAGGAGCTGCGCCGGGAGAGCGCCGAGTCCGGCGGCACCCCCACCCACCAGTGCAACCGCGGCCAGGTCGTCGCGGTGGCCGGGCGGCTGCGCACCGTGGTCTACACGCCGCGCACCAACCTGCCCACGCTGGAGGCCGACCTCTACGACGGCAACGACGTGGTCACGCTGGTCTGGCTGGGCCGGCGGCACATCGCCGGGATCGAGCCGGGCCGGCACCTCACCGCCCGCGGCCGGGTGGCCGTGCGGGACGACCGCAAGGTGATCTACAACCCGTACTACGAGCTGGAGCCGCCGAAGTGA
- a CDS encoding DUF3710 domain-containing protein encodes MIFSRKRADEARHGRDNGVLDAEETPAAPARGPYDVSEAPDAPRLDLGSLQIPAVPDVEVRVQADPQGVIQQVVLVHGQNALQLGVFAAPRSEGIWDEVREEIRTSLLNDGAAAQEVEGERGTELRAQVRTPDGVTDLRFIGVDGPRWMVRGVFQGQAATDPAAAGPLAACLDGLVVDRGQEAKPVREPLPLRLPREVAEQQAAEQQAAGPQEV; translated from the coding sequence GTGATCTTCTCCCGGAAGCGGGCCGACGAGGCGCGGCACGGGCGTGACAACGGGGTCCTCGACGCCGAGGAGACCCCGGCGGCGCCGGCTCGCGGCCCCTACGACGTCAGCGAGGCGCCCGACGCGCCCCGGCTCGACCTGGGCAGCCTCCAGATCCCGGCGGTGCCGGACGTGGAGGTGCGGGTGCAGGCCGACCCGCAGGGCGTGATCCAGCAGGTGGTGCTGGTGCACGGGCAGAACGCGTTGCAGCTCGGCGTGTTCGCCGCACCCCGCTCGGAGGGCATCTGGGACGAGGTGCGCGAGGAGATCCGCACCTCGCTGCTGAACGACGGCGCCGCCGCCCAGGAGGTCGAGGGAGAGCGCGGCACCGAGCTGCGGGCCCAGGTCCGCACCCCGGACGGCGTGACCGACCTGCGGTTCATCGGCGTCGACGGGCCGCGCTGGATGGTGCGGGGCGTCTTCCAGGGCCAGGCGGCCACCGACCCGGCCGCCGCCGGCCCGCTCGCGGCCTGCCTGGACGGCCTGGTGGTGGACCGCGGCCAGGAGGCCAAGCCGGTCCGCGAGCCGCTGCCGCTGCGGCTGCCCCGCGAGGTCGCCGAGCAGCAGGCCGCCGAGCAGCAGGCCGCCGGCCCGCAGGAGGTCTGA
- the dut gene encoding dUTP diphosphatase, with product MTDVVPVPVRQLDPELPLPAYAHPGDAGADLVAAADVELPPGGRALVPTGVAVALPEGYVGLVHPRSGLAARLGVTVLNAPGTVDAGYRGEILVNLINHDRDTPARISRGDRIAQLVVQRVARAEFRPVAELPGSRRGTGGHGSTGGHAGLVPAPGGGQSEEVAG from the coding sequence GTGACAGATGTCGTACCCGTGCCCGTGCGGCAGCTCGACCCGGAGCTGCCGCTGCCGGCGTACGCCCATCCCGGCGACGCCGGCGCGGACCTGGTGGCCGCCGCGGACGTGGAGCTGCCGCCCGGTGGGCGGGCGTTGGTGCCCACCGGCGTGGCCGTGGCGCTGCCGGAGGGGTACGTCGGGCTGGTCCACCCCCGGTCGGGGCTGGCCGCCAGGCTCGGCGTGACGGTGCTCAACGCGCCCGGTACGGTCGACGCCGGCTACCGGGGTGAGATCCTGGTCAACCTGATCAACCATGATCGGGACACGCCGGCGCGGATCAGCCGGGGCGACCGGATCGCGCAGCTGGTGGTCCAGCGGGTCGCCCGGGCCGAGTTCCGGCCGGTGGCCGAGCTGCCCGGGTCCCGGCGCGGGACCGGCGGGCACGGGTCCACCGGCGGGCACGCCGGGCTGGTTCCGGCTCCGGGCGGCGGGCAGAGCGAAGAGGTGGCAGGGTGA
- a CDS encoding DUF3093 domain-containing protein produces the protein MRQSSSPAAPTETPAPYAERLGLPWWAWPAGLAVAGLLAAELWLGAIGFRAWLPFVLLLPGTVAALWWLGRIRVEVRDGELRVDDAHLPVRHVADAVPLDAAGRREVLGVGADPLAFVVQRPWIGGAVQVVLDDPADPTPFWVVSTRHPVELATALLAARDAA, from the coding sequence GTGCGTCAGTCGTCATCCCCGGCCGCCCCGACGGAAACCCCCGCGCCGTACGCGGAGCGCCTGGGGCTGCCCTGGTGGGCCTGGCCCGCCGGGCTGGCCGTGGCCGGGCTGCTCGCCGCCGAGCTGTGGCTGGGCGCGATCGGGTTCCGGGCCTGGCTGCCGTTCGTGCTGCTGCTCCCCGGCACGGTGGCCGCCCTGTGGTGGCTGGGCCGCATCCGGGTCGAGGTCCGCGACGGCGAGCTGCGGGTCGACGACGCCCACCTCCCGGTGCGCCACGTCGCGGACGCGGTGCCGCTGGACGCGGCCGGCCGGCGCGAGGTGCTCGGCGTCGGCGCCGATCCGCTCGCGTTCGTGGTGCAGCGTCCCTGGATCGGCGGCGCCGTCCAGGTGGTGCTGGACGACCCGGCGGACCCCACCCCGTTCTGGGTGGTCAGCACCCGGCACCCGGTGGAGCTGGCGACCGCGCTGCTGGCCGCCCGCGACGCCGCCTGA
- a CDS encoding DUF4193 domain-containing protein has product MATDYDAPRRDEVDLGEDSLEELKARRVDSQSGAVDVDEAEVAESFELPGADLADEELTVKVLPMQQDEFRCARCFLVHHRSQLAVERNGDLICRECV; this is encoded by the coding sequence ATGGCCACCGACTACGACGCCCCGCGTCGCGACGAGGTCGACCTCGGCGAGGACAGCCTCGAGGAGCTCAAGGCCCGGCGGGTCGACTCACAGTCGGGTGCTGTGGACGTCGACGAGGCCGAAGTGGCCGAGAGCTTCGAGCTGCCCGGCGCCGACCTGGCCGACGAGGAGCTCACGGTCAAGGTGCTCCCGATGCAGCAGGACGAGTTCCGCTGCGCCCGCTGCTTCCTGGTCCACCACCGCAGCCAGCTGGCGGTCGAGCGCAACGGCGACCTGATCTGCCGCGAGTGCGTCTGA
- a CDS encoding LytR C-terminal domain-containing protein, giving the protein MRALVVVGLLAVIALVFVVVAVVRDSQGSAGTAADCPDGWPLVDLRLREQKDVKINVYNATDESGRAGGVADDFRNRKFQVKKVGNESKEVDGVAVLRFGPKGVGSAHLLRAYFLNNAERVFQPDRKDDTVDVVLGNGFQQLATTTEVNQSLGDLGAPEAPPETCPMPAEK; this is encoded by the coding sequence GTGCGGGCACTCGTTGTCGTCGGACTGCTGGCGGTCATCGCCCTGGTCTTCGTGGTCGTCGCCGTGGTCCGCGACAGTCAGGGCTCGGCCGGCACCGCCGCCGACTGCCCAGACGGTTGGCCGCTGGTCGACCTGCGACTGCGTGAGCAGAAAGACGTGAAGATCAACGTCTACAACGCCACCGACGAGTCCGGCCGGGCCGGCGGCGTGGCGGACGACTTCCGCAACCGTAAGTTCCAGGTCAAGAAGGTCGGCAACGAGTCGAAGGAGGTCGACGGCGTGGCGGTGCTGCGCTTCGGCCCCAAGGGCGTCGGCTCGGCCCACCTGCTGCGGGCCTACTTCCTCAACAACGCCGAACGGGTCTTCCAGCCGGACCGCAAGGACGACACCGTCGACGTGGTCCTCGGCAACGGGTTCCAGCAGTTGGCCACCACCACCGAGGTGAACCAGTCGCTGGGCGACCTGGGCGCTCCCGAGGCGCCGCCCGAGACGTGCCCGATGCCGGCCGAGAAGTGA
- a CDS encoding inositol monophosphatase family protein — protein sequence MIASAPTPRELLTIAVEVARDAAATAHRMRAEGVSVAATKSTATDVVTAADRAVERQVLAALRARRPGDAVLGEEYGVDETGPAAGDGVRWIVDPIDGTVNYLYGLPYCAVSLAAEVAGEVVAGVVRNVFTGEEWTATAGGGAWRDGRRLRCSAEADLGQALVATGFGYAAARRAHQARVVAELIPHVRDLRRMGAAALDLCLAAEGRVDAYFEKGLAAWDLAAGGLVAREAGLLVTGLSGRPAGPDLVLAAPPALHGPLHTRLADLDADGGP from the coding sequence ATGATCGCCTCGGCGCCCACACCGCGGGAATTGCTCACCATCGCCGTCGAGGTGGCCCGGGACGCCGCGGCCACCGCCCACCGGATGCGTGCCGAGGGCGTCTCGGTGGCGGCGACCAAGAGCACCGCGACCGACGTGGTCACCGCCGCCGACCGCGCGGTGGAGCGGCAGGTGCTGGCCGCGTTGCGGGCCCGGCGGCCCGGCGACGCGGTGCTGGGCGAGGAGTACGGCGTGGACGAGACCGGCCCGGCCGCGGGGGACGGGGTGCGCTGGATCGTCGATCCGATCGACGGCACCGTCAACTACCTCTACGGGCTGCCCTACTGTGCCGTCTCGCTCGCCGCCGAGGTGGCCGGCGAGGTCGTCGCCGGGGTGGTGCGCAACGTGTTCACCGGCGAGGAGTGGACCGCGACCGCGGGCGGCGGCGCCTGGCGGGACGGCCGGCGGCTGCGCTGCTCCGCCGAGGCCGACCTCGGGCAGGCGCTGGTCGCCACCGGTTTCGGGTACGCCGCCGCCCGCCGCGCGCACCAGGCGCGGGTGGTCGCCGAGCTGATCCCGCACGTGCGCGACCTCCGCCGGATGGGCGCGGCTGCGCTCGACCTCTGCCTGGCCGCCGAGGGACGGGTGGACGCCTACTTCGAGAAGGGGCTGGCCGCCTGGGACCTCGCCGCGGGCGGGCTGGTCGCCCGGGAGGCGGGGCTGCTGGTGACCGGGTTGTCCGGCCGACCCGCCGGACCGGACCTGGTGCTCGCCGCGCCGCCGGCGCTGCACGGCCCGCTGCACACCCGGCTCGCCGACCTGGACGCCGACGGCGGCCCCTGA